The following proteins come from a genomic window of Brachionichthys hirsutus isolate HB-005 chromosome 20, CSIRO-AGI_Bhir_v1, whole genome shotgun sequence:
- the grm1a gene encoding metabotropic glutamate receptor 1 has protein sequence MACVKIGLLALLCLPTLFSRSSSGSSIYERSAVPRAVSRFVARMDGDVIIGALFSVHHQPSAEKVAERKCGDVREQYGIQRVEAMFHTLDRINADPNLLANISLGCEIRDSCWHSSVALEQSIEFIRDSLISIRDDKDGSKWCIDGTPSHQPPTTRTPIAGVIGPGSSSVAIQVQNLLQLFNIPQIAYSATSIDLSDKTLFNYFLRVVPSDTLQARAMLDIVRRYNWTYASAVHTEGNYGESGMEAFKELASQEGLCIAHSDKIYSNAGEKHYDRLLRKLRERLPKARVVVCFCEGMTVRGLLMAMRRLGVFGEFLLVGSDGWADRYEVVEGYEQEAQGGITMKLQSEVVKSFDDYYLKLQLDTNTRNPWFAEFWQYRFQCHLPGHPQENKNFKKVCSGNESLHENYVQDSKMGFVINAIYAMAHGLHDMHREFCPGQTGLCEAMIPIDGSKLLEYLLKTSFRGVSGEEIYFDENGDTPGRYDIMNLQSVGDGRFDYINVGSWHEGVLSIDDKLWVNSSNMVRSVCSEPCSKGQIKVIRKGEVSCCWICTTCKDNEYVQDEFTCKACELGWWPDDDLAGCQPLPVKYLDWADVESIVAVVFSCVGILITSFVTFIFIQYRDTPVVKSSSRELCYIILAGIFLGYICPFTLIARPIVASCYLQRLLVGLSSAMCYSALVTKTNRIARILAGSKKKICTRKPRFMSAWAQVVIAFMLISVQLTLEITLIILEPPEPIKSYPSIREVYLICNTSNLGMVAPLGYNGLLIMSCTYYAFKTRNVPANFNEAKYIAFTMYTTCIIWLAFVPIYFGSNYKIITTSFSVSLSVTVALGCMFTPKMYIIIAKPERNVRSAFTTSDVVRMHVGDGKSAAQCGTNSFLNMFRRKKPASGTTNSNGKSVSWSESGAKHPPKEGDVWHRLSVHVRKQEAGSNQTAVIRPLTNSPDRHRREPSTGNPVTDPHRPQQPCGAVPLYNLVEVDTEGDSQRPPRTPPRSGPMQGQDFDFNKPTSFLPSHIKGYSTEHSQGDVADTHSSHCHDIREAIPINEPSSVIPSRLPLTPKAGAYKEEGPEDEELDFLHSCIYDAKETEEHGEDEEGKDLTLNRLILEDFLVLSPPSPFRDSACLGESVSGSPVMESMFGSPLSSAYTSDILGNYAHSSSTL, from the exons ATGGCGTGCGTAAAGATTGGACTGCTCGCTCTCCTGTGTCTCCCCACGCTCTTCtcccgcagcagcagcggcagcagcatcTATGAACGGTCGGCGGTGCCGCGCGCCGTGTCCCGTTTCGTGGCTCGCATGGACGGAGACGTGATCATCGGCGCGCTCTTCTCCGTCCACCACCAGCCGTCTGCGGAAAAAGTGGCGGAGCGGAAGTGCGGCGACGTCCGTGAGCAGTACGGCATACAACGAGTCGAGGCGATGTTCCACACGTTGGACCGGATCAACGCCGACCCGAACCTGCTCGCCAACATCAGCCTGGGCTGTGAGATCCGGGACTCCTGCTGGCATTCCTCCGTGGCCCTGGAGCAGAGCATCGAATTTATTCGGGACTCCCTCATATCCATCCGCGATGACAAGGATGGATCCAAGTGGTGCATTGACGGCACCCCGTCCCACCAGCCTCCAACCACCAGGACGCCCATAGCCGGGGTGATCGGACCGGGCTCCAGCTCGGTGGCCATTCAGGTGCAgaacctcctgcagctcttcaaCATCCCGCAGATCGCCTACTCCGCCACCAGCATCGACCTGAGTGACAAGACGTTGTTCAACTACTTCCTGAGGGTGGTGCCGTCTGATACCCTCCAGGCCCGGGCCATGCTCGATATTGTCAGGCGGTACAACTGGACATACGCGTCTGCAGTGCACACCGAGG GAAACTATGGGGAGAGTGGAATGGAGGCTTTCAAGGAGCTTGCCTCTCAGGAAGGACTATGCATCGCCCACTCGGACAAGATCTATAGCAACGCAGGGGAGAAGCACTACGATCGCCTTTTGAGGAAACTACGGGAGCGTCTTCCCAAAGCTCGAGTGGTCGTGTGCTTCTGCGAGGGCATGACTGTCCGAGGTCTTCTCATGGCAATGCGAAGACTTGGGGTGTTTGGAGAGTTCCTCCTTGTTGGCAG TGATGGATGGGCGGACCGTTACGAGGTTGTAGAAGGTTACGAGCAGGAAGCCCAGGGAGGAATCACCATGAAGCTGCAGTCAGAGGTGGTTAAATCCTTTGATGACTACTACCTGAAGTTGCAGTTGGACACCAACACAAGGAACCCCTGGTTTGCTGAGTTCTGGCAGTACCGTTTCCAGTGCCACCTGCCCGGCCACCCGCAGGAGAACAAGAACTTCAAGAAAGTCTGCTCCG GAAATGAGAGCCTGCATGAAAACTATGTACAGGATAGCAAAATGGGTTTTGTCATCAACGCCATCTACGCCATGGCTCATGGCCTCCATGACATGCACAGGGAGTTTTGTCCAGGCCAGACAGGGCTATGTGAGGCTATGATCCCCATTGATGGCAGCAAGCTGCTGGAATACCTGCTAAAGACATCCTTCAGAGGAGTCTCCGGAGAGGAGATCTACTTTGATGAAAATGGAGACACCCCTGGAAG GTATGACATCATGAATCTACAGAGTGTGGGCGATGGTCGTTTTGACTACATAAACGTCGGTTCCTGGCACGAGGGCGTCTTAAGCATCGATGACAAGCTGTGGGTTAACAGCAGCAACATGGTGCGCTCAGTCTGCAGCGAGCCCTGCTCCAAAGGACAGATTAAG GTGATTAGGAAGGGTGAGGTGAGCTGCTGTTGGATCTGCACCACATGCAAGGACAATGAGTATGTCCAGGATGAATTCACCTGCAAGGCCTGCGAGCTGGGATGGTGGCCCGATGATGACCTGGCAG GCTGCCAGCCCCTCCCTGTGAAGTATCTTGACTGGGCAGATGTGGAATCCATAGTGGCTGTGGTTTTCTCTTGTGTGGGCATCCTGATAACCTCCTTTGTCACTTTTATCTTCATCCAGTACCGCGATACGCCCGTGGTTAAGTCCTCCAGCAGAGAACTGTGTTATATCATCTTGGCAGGCATCTTCCTCGGCTACATCTGTCCATTCACCTTAATTGCCCGCCCTATAGTCGCCTCCTGCTACTTGCAGCGCCTCCTGGTGGGCCTTTCATCGGCCATGTGCTACTCTGCTCTGGTGACCAAAACTAATCGCATTGCCCGCATTCTGGCAGGCAGTAAGAAGAAGATCTGCACCAGGAAGCCCCGCTTCATGAGTGCCTGGGCTCAGGTGGTCATTGCCTTTATGCTGATCAGCGTGCAGCTAACTTTGGAGATCACACTCATCATTCTGGAGCCTCCTGAACCCATCAAGTCCTACCCCAGCATCCGTGAGGTCTACCTCATCTGCAACACCAGCAACCTGGGCATGGTGGCGCCACTGGGTTACAACGGGCTGCTAATTATGAGCTGTACCTATTACGCCTTCAAGACTCGGAACGTTCCTGCCAATTTTAACGAGGCAAAGTACATCGCCTTTACAATGTACACAACCTGCATTATCTGGTTGGCCTTCGTGCCGATCTATTTTGGCTCAAACTACAAGATCATAACCACGTCCTTCTCCGTGAGCCTGAGTGTCACAGTGGCACTGGGGTGTATGTTCACACCGAAGATGTACATTATCATTGCCAAACCAGAGAGGAATGTCCGTAGCGCCTTCACCACATCTGATGTCGTACGTATGCACGTTGGAGATGGGAAGTCTGCAGCTCAATGTGGGACTAACAGCTTCCTCAATATGTTCCGCCGGAAGAAGCCTGCATCTGGCACTACCAA TTCTAATGGCAAGTCTGTGTCATGGTCTGAATCAGGTGCAAAACACCCTCCGAAGGAAGGGGATGTGTGGCACAGACTGTCTGTGCAtgtgaggaaacaggaagccgGCTCGAATCAGACAGCCGTCATCAGGCCCCTAACTAACAGCCCGGACCGTCACCGTCGCGAGCCCTCCACCGGCAACCCTGTCACAGACCCCCATCGCCCTCAACAACCGTGTGGCGCCGTGCCGCTATACAACTTGGTAGAAGTGGATACCGAAGGCGATTCGCAGCGCCCCCCCCGGACCCCACCTCGATCTGGACCGATGCAAGGGCAGGACTTTGATTTCAATAAGCCGACTTCTTTTCTGCCCTCCCACATTAAGGGCTACAGCACAGAGCACTCGCAAGGGGATGTGGCGGACACACACAGCTCCCACTGCCATGACATCAGAGAGGCAATCCCCATCAATGAGCCATCCAGCGTGATCCCCTCTCGCCTCCCATTGACCCCAAAAGCAGGGGCGTATAAAGAGGAAGGCCCTGAGGACGAGGAGCTGGACTTCTTACACAGCTGCATTTATGATGCCAAGGAGACGGAGGAGCatggggaggatgaggaaggcaAGGATTTAACTCTGAACAGGCTGATCCTGGAGGATTTCCTGGTTCTGTCACCTCCCTCCCCCTTCAGAGACTCGGCGTGCTTGGGGGAGTCTGTCAGTGGCTCCCCCGTCATGGAGTCAATGTTTGGTAGCCCGCTGAGCTCAGCTTACACCTCAGACATCCTTGGAAACTACGCACACAGCTCCTCAACACTGTGA
- the rab32a gene encoding ras-related protein Rab-32a, whose amino-acid sequence MAGGSVSECREYLFKVLVIGELGVGKTSIIKRYVHQLFSQHYRATIGVDFALKVINWDSKTLVRLQLWDIAGQERFGNMTRVYYKEAVGAFVVFDVTRGSTFDAVSKWKHDLDSKVKLANGKPIPSVLLANKCDQKKESSNNTALMDNFCKETAFLGWFETSAKDNVNVDEAARFLVENILANDKGLPCEETSVDRIKLDQEIVAAESKSGCC is encoded by the exons ATGGCCGGGGGCTCGGTGTCCGAGTGCAGGGAGTACCTGTTCAAAGTGCTGGTCATCGGGGAGCTGGGCGTCGGGAAGACCAGCATCATCAAACGCTACGTGCACCAGCTTTTCTCGCAGCACTACAGGGCGACGATCGGGGTCGACTTCGCGCTGAAAGTCATCAACTGGGACAGCAAAACGCTGGTGAGGCTCCAGCTGTGGGACATCGCAG GTCAGGAACGATTTGGGAACATGACACGAGTGTACTACAAAGAGGCTGTCGGGGCATTCGTGGTGTTCGACGTGACAAGGGGCTCGACGTTTGACGCGGTTTCGAAGTGGAAGCATGACCTGGATAGCAAGGTGAAGCTGGCCAATGGCAAACCCATCCCTTCGGTGCTGCTCGCCAATAAATGCGACCAGAAGAAGGAGAGCTCAAACAACACAGCCCTAATGGACAATTTTTGCAAAGAGACTGCCTTTCTGGGCTGGTTTGAAACCTCAGCGAAG GACAACGTCAACGTGGACGAGGCAGCACGCTTCCTGGTAGAGAATATCTTGGCTAACGACAAAGGTCTGCCCTGCGAGGAGACCAGCGTAGACCGGATCAAACTGGACCAGGAGATTGTGGCTGCCGAGAGCAAGTCGGGCTGCTGTTAA